The region CGACCAGACACGCCGAAAAATACTGTACTTATGTTCACTAAAAGATTCAAACAGTACCTTCTATCACAGTATAGCAAAACGTTAATGTTCCATCGAAACAAAAACTAGCTCAAACCGGATTGGATTCTgttcccccctccttctctatTCTATCCATTAGAGCACGAACCTTACGGGCAACCTACTCTCCGCCCCTAGTTGCCATTGATTGGCCTTAGGACTcgtcaaaatattttaaaatcgtAGCAAAGATAGCCTACCTGTATTGGTATGCATAGGTGCCATTGCCAATCGGTCCAATGTTTATTTTGCGTTTGAAGATTTTATGAGGGTGTGGGGAGGTTTTTGAATGTTAAGTTTTATTCATATGCCCGCcaggtgtttattttgttatgaaaCCTAGATTTTGTCATTAAAGCTACGAAAGGTTTATCGTAAGTCAGCCACATGTTGACAGCCTTCTCAACTACAAAAATTCTCTCTTCTGATGGCTTTGCCTGTGCAGCCCATGTAGGctaaataatatatttgcaaCCTCTCTGTATAGCACATACCAACCATAGCTTGCAAGTAAACATCAATCGCTAATCGCAGCAGATATAGAGGGTGTGCTTCCTTGTCTTACTTCAGCAGGCAGTGTGGCTGTTGATGACAAGGAAAAAAATGGCGGCAGGGTACGTCTGGTTTCTGGTGCTGGGATCTGTGCTTATATGCAATCTCGTCAAAACACTGTTACCAGCTATATCTTCTTTCGTAAGTATGTTGTTAAGCTTACAGCACAGGGAAACGTTTTATCAGCAAAACAACCAAGACTTTCAGGGTCTGGGTGTAATTAAAGTGGTCAATAACGTTCACTTTGCATCATCTTAAGGCTACCTCCACTCATTCTCCAGTGGGCGAGTACGTTGCCGCTGtggcatgaaataaaatgggctATGCAATTTCATGAGCAAACTATGGCCGCATGTCAATGTGGTGTTATTTGGAGCCTTTTGTTCGCGCTAACATTggtcatttcacatttaaatgtcGTCTGTGTCTCTCCGAATTGCTGATTTTGAATCATGTAGCTACACCTAGCACAGCAAGTCGAAAAAATCGGACAGCTTAAGCTACGGAGCAGAAATTAAAATAGATAGCCAGCGACGGCGATAACATTTacaattcaaaatcaatttctttGTAGTCTGGTATTGTATCGTTAGATACATTTCAAAGCCATCCCTGCTCAAACTAGCAAACAGCTCTAAGCAAACGCTTAGAACTGTGAACTAGCGAGCTTagttttttgttaatattttagcTAGCCTAGTTAATAATATGACTATTTATTGTTGGATGTGTTTGCAAATGCCGAATTCTAAACTGCGATTATAACGTAAATTTTGTCGATCAGGAAATTCTCCATATAACGATACACACATAACGAACTATTCCTTGAGTTGGGACAAGGGGCGCTCTTCTGGCTCAAAATTTGAATATAGTAGGAAGGCCGTGTCTAAAACTGCGGTCTTGCTTAGTATTCCTTGATAATAGGCAAGTAGGCTAAGCCCTTTTGGACATGGCCGAAGTTTAAGACCTACAGTTGCTGTTACTGAGAGAAAATACCTATTACCTTTAACTGAGAACCTTcaagattaataaaaaatactgtgCTCTCATTGTGCTCTATTGCGAACAATCACATATGGGTTACACAATTTTTAAAGATCAAATTAGGTGAATTGGCTCCTGATTAGGTTGTTCAACACGTTTCAGTTTGTTCATACTTTTCTCCCTTAAACATCTTAACACAATGCGGGTTTGGCTTTctatcatttgttttgtttttgaattcttcattatctaccaaattgttagttttagtggccatttGTCCACGCTTTCACCAGTTCGGAGCGTATTGATTCACCTCATCTTTCATTTGAGcagttaaataattttgtttcctCTTTTCATATATTTGCTTGCAATATGGCATAATAAGCACAACTTTAACATCAGACTGTGGTTCTCCATGGAATGCTTAGcttttttgacataatgtggcctttggggtgtaggtggggtgtgAATGGAGGAGGAgccatttttaattgtaaaCAGGAGTGAAGCAAGGAAAGAAACCTACATGTTATACCTTTTATGAGGGTTAATAATCCCTCgccatgaaaagcacctaactAAGAAACATTAACTGCTTGTTCAAATTTAGGGTTTGCTACCGTGGTTTGgatcaaaaaccagcatgcacatgGGGTACCCAGGATCGAGGCTGGGAACCACTGAATAAgaagataacatttttttttccttttgactTTCCATTAAAGCTGTCCAAGGTCTTTCAAAAGGATGCAGAGCATGAGATGGAAATGAGGATAGAGATCCAAGGCATGAAGCAGGAACTCGCCTCCATAAGTATGATGGATGAGTTTGCCAGATATGCACGACTGGAGCGCAGGATCAACAAGATGACTGACAAGTTAAAGACCCATGGTAAGACTCATATCCCTTTTACaagtagcctttttttttttttggctaatgCTGTGGACAAATTCAAAGTTATTCACTATATGCTGCTTTGATTGTTTtgccttttaaattttttatttttttatttttttcatttggcacCCAACATGGGGCTAAGCATGTTTAATTCTCACCCCGGTTTGGAACGGGTAATCGTCTGCAACCACAGTGACATTCATGTAGGAACCATCCTGCCGACTTGGGAGAGTGTAGGCCTCCATGGCTCACCTCTGAAACACGTGGTGTCTCCCGCTGTTTCACTCACTCTGCAGACTTATGTCGGAGGAAGATCTTAATTAGTATGTGGCTTTAGTGTGTAGCCCACAGGTGCCCAATCAATTGGCAGAGGATAGTGATGAACACGGACCTCTAACCAACTGAACACTCCCGTACagataaaaatgcatataaagaGGTTAGCTGGTGGACGACTGAAGTATGATGCAAGgaaacaaggggagacaaactggtggccttTACAATGTATTGTAAAGCgagaacatttccatttttgtttatgcataatataatat is a window of Anguilla rostrata isolate EN2019 chromosome 9, ASM1855537v3, whole genome shotgun sequence DNA encoding:
- the get1 gene encoding guided entry of tail-anchored proteins factor 1 isoform X1, with product MTRKKMAAGYVWFLVLGSVLICNLVKTLLPAISSFLSKVFQKDAEHEMEMRIEIQGMKQELASISMMDEFARYARLERRINKMTDKLKTHVKSRTAQQAKIKWVVNIVYYVLQAALMISLIWKYYADPVTVLPSKWIAPLERLVAFPSGVAGGVGITTWLVVCNKVVAIVLQAVG